GGCGCGCAGATAGAATTTCCCGACTTCCGCGCTCTCGCTGACGGCATATTCCCCGCCGGCGCAGTAGCGCGGTTTCGCGCCGGAGGCCAGGGGCCGCTCCATCTCCCCTGCCAGCGCAAGCGCATTGCCAAACAGCCGCACTGCAGCCCCGCCGCGGAAAGAGCCTTTCATCGCGGCGGACTCGTTGTAAAGCGCGATGCTGCCGCCCCAGTCGCGCAACGCGGCGGCCAGCGATACCGGGCCGCGGGTATAGACCGCGCCTATGTCGGCGGCGGGCGCGCCGGCGCCGTAATCGTCCATTTTCTCTCCGACATATTTAAGCGCCGCGCCCGCCGCGATATTGCCGCGCCTGAAGGCCAGCGCGCCGCCTGCGGAATAGGAGGAGTATCCGTATGTCCCCAGATTGTTGCCAGCGCCGTCCATACGCTCTATCGCGCCGGAGGAGAAATACCCGCCGCCAAGCCCAAGCGTGAAATCTCCCGCAGGCGCGGCGAAGGCGGCGTAGCTGCTGCCCATATCCTCCACCCACGACACGCGCGAAAGCGCGGCCTGCGGCGCGCTCATAAACGCAAGCCCCGCCGGGTTGTGGTAGAAGGAAAACACATCATCCCCCAGCGCGGAATAAGCTCCGCCCATCGCGGCAGAGCGGGCGGAAGGGTCTATCTCCAGCCAGGCGGCGGGGGTTGTGCCCTCGCCGCAAAACGCGGGGGCCGCCAGCGCGGCCAGAATTGCTGCGGCGCGAATTACCATAAAATCCCCGCCTTGCCGGTGCGGGTGCAGTCCCGCGCCTTGACCGAGTAGATATAGACGCCGCTGGCCATGTGCTCGCCGGAGGAATTTCTGCCGTCCCACAGCCCTGTGGTCATGCCGGAGGGATTGTCCATAATCCCGTCGCCGACTGTAAGTTTGCGCGCCAGCTTGCCGGAAACAGTGTATATCCGTATTTCCGGCGCGGCAAATCCGGGCAGGTTGGCGAATTTAACCCCGCCGTCGGAACCGGGCTTTGACGGATTGGGATACACCTTCAGCGCGGCCAGCAGATTGTCGCCGCTCATAGTAACGCCGCCCTTGCCGTAGGCCTTGAGGCAGATATTGGACGGGTATACAAGCGAGGCCGCGTCTGTCCAGGCAGTGCCGTCAACGCTCACATAGCCGCGCCCGGACTGCGGCGCGGAGGCGGAGCTGTAGCCGTCTATCGCCAGCTCCACCGGAATGACAAAATCCGTATCCGGCGGGCTTACTATGCGCACTACCACCGAAAACCTGTCTTTGTAAGCGACATTCACGCCGGTTACCGGCAGAGTGTGGAACCCCGCTTCCGCCAGCACGCCGGCGGTTGAAAACGCCAGTGTCCCGCCCGCCGGCGAAGCTGCGGCGCCGCCCGTGTACACCTTCATCTCGTAAGACGTGGCGGGCGAATAGGTGTAAAAGCCCGCGCCGGTTATCGCCTCGGACGAGGCGGTGGAGGTGAACATATTGGCAAACCATGTTCCGGTCGCTGACGGATAAGAGTACGCCCAGCCCAGCGGATCGTACTGATACGACCTGTCGTAATTGGAGGTGTTGTTCGCGCCAAACACCGCGCCGAAATAGGCGGTATCGTCCGCAATGCGCGCGGCGAAGGCCGCATCATAATAGGACACGTAGAAATAACCGGCGTTCCCCCAGCCGGTTCCCCAGCTGTTTTTGACCAAAAAAGCGCCGTTGCCCGCCGGATGTACGATGAAATTGGACAGCGGGTAGTTGTCGTCCCAGCCGATTATTGCGACTTCATGAAGGCCGTCATAGCCCCCCGAGGAGTAATAATAGGAGCTCGTCGCGCTGTTATAAGCGCCGCCGCTCCATTTCATCATCACCGCAACCGCGCCGTAATTTACCACGGCGTTTTTGATGCCGTTGTTGTCCGCCGGACCGGTCCGCGGCGGAATGTAAATATGGTTCTGCGCATGCTTTGACGGCGCAAGCCCCGTCGGCGAGTGATTGGGGGAATCAACATACGGGTCCTGGCTTTCAAGCACGGGGCCGCTCCAGCGCAGCAGATAGGCCGACGACATGTCTATATTGCCGCCGTCGCAGGCGCCGACGTCGAAACCGTGGGTGTTTTTAAGGTTGTTTTCCGAAAAATCCCATGTCTCGCCGGTAAGCAGATAGGATTCCAGCGAGCCCATCGTCGCAAAAGCCCAGCAGCTTCCGCAATTTCCCTGGTCGCGCACGGCGGTTACCTTGCCGTACGTGCGCAGGTCGTAGCTGGACGGCGGCGCCGCCCCGGATAACGGTTTGGGCCCGCCCCCCGCCGGATAGCGCGAATAAAAAGCGTTGATGGGCGAAGGGATGGCGCCGAAACGCCCGGCCCCGCCCGGCTTTGCCGCGCCGGACACTCCCCTGACGCGGGCGATAAACTCCCCGTTCATGCCCGGCGGGTACTGCGGTTTGTCCTGCGCCGCGGCGCAGGCCGGCAGAAAAAGCAGAAAAGCCGCGATTCTCATTTCAATATCCTCTCAAGCCATTCAAGGGCTGTTTTCCGGTCCGAAAATTCGCCGCGCCACTGCGCCGCCGCCGCCCTGTCCATGATTGCCGACAGCGCGGGGCCTTTAACCCCTGATTTTGCCGCGTCCGCGGGCAGCAGCAGCCGTTCCGGGGCGGCGGGCGGCAGTTGCGGGTACAGGGCGCGTATTATTTCCAGCTCCGCGCCGCCAAGCGGCCTGCGGGGCGATGATTGCGCCAGCAAAACCGCGGCTGCGTTTTTCGCGGGCGCGGAGATGGCGCGCTCCAGCCGCAGCGAGGCGATAAACTCCGGCCCGTCCCTTCCCATGGCGCAGGCCAGAACGCCAAGCCTGCGCCCCGCGCCGGAGACTTTCGCTGCGGCCTCATGCCAGCGCAGCTTCGGATGAAGGAACGCGCCAAGCCCGCTTTTTTCCATCATGCCAAAGGCGGGGCGCGGGTCCGACTCGTCCAGAATAATCATAAGCTCCCGCGCCAGCCGCTCGCGCGAAAGCCGCGCCGGCAGCTCTTCTTTTATAGCCTGATAAAACAGTTTCTCCGTCCCGCTTTCCAGCCGCCAGCCGAATCTTCCGGCGAAGCGGCACGCGCGGTAGAGCCGGGTGGGGTCGTCATAAAAACTTCTGCCGTGCAGGACGCGCAGCAGTCCGGCTTTGCTGTCGGCAGCCGCGCCCAGCGGGTCCAGCAGCTCGCCGAAATTTTCCGGCAGCAGGTTCAGCGCGGCGGCGTTGGCGGCAAAATCGCGGCGCAGCAAATCCTCGGCTATGGAAGCGGGCCGCACCCTCGGCAGCGCGGCGGGACGGGCGTATGTCTCGCTGCGCGCTCCGGCCAGGTCAACGCGCAGCCCGCCCGGCAGTTCCGCGCAGAAGGTGCCGAAAGCCCCGTAACTTTTAACACTCGCTCCCTGCCCGCGCAAATGCCGCGACAGCGGCTCCGCCCCGCCCTCGCAGACGATATCAATATCTTTGGTGTCGCGCCCCAGCAGCCAGTCGCGCGCGCAGCCGCCGACGGCCCAGCAGCGCAAACCCGCGCCGGCGCAGAAGCGGCCCGCATCCTCAAGAAATCCGCGCCATTTTTTAGGCGGAGACAGCAGCATGTAATCTTATATCAAAAAAGCTAGAATGCCGTAACTATGGCCAAGAAAATACTTGTCATCGGCGCGGGGCCGGGCGGCTATCCCGCCGCGCTGCGCGCGCGCGAGCTGGGCGCGGAAGTGGTCCTGGCGGAAAAATCGCTTGTGGGCGGAACCTGCCTCAACTGCGGCTGCATCCCGTCCAAGTCATTTATAGATTCGGCGCACAGGCTGTATGCGGCCTCGCAGCTTGGAATGATTCTTGACGGCGACATCCCGTCCCGTGTTCAGGCCGCGCTTTCCTGGGAGAAGGTGCAGTTCCGCCGCAAAACCGCGCTGGACAAGCTGCGCTTTGGCCTGCGCCGCCTTATTGAATCAAAGGGAATACGGCTTGTTGAGGGAACCGCCTCTTTTATCTCGCAAAACGAGGCGGAGATAAAAACCGCCTCCGGCGCCCTGCGCGAGAATTTTGACGCCGCGATAATAGCCGCCGGCACTTCGCCTTTTTACCCCAAGCCTTTTGACGCGCATAAATCCGTCCTGCTGGACAATGAAAATGTGTTCTCGCTGCAAAGCAGGCCGCAATCCGTCATTCTGATAGGCGGCGGCGTCATCGGGCTGGAGTTCGGCTGCATTTTCCACGCGCTGTGCGCGGAGGTGCATATAGTGGAGATGCTGCCCGCTCTGCTGCCGGGGGAGGATGAAGCCGTCTCCCGCGCGCTGGCGGCCTCTTTTGAAAAACGCGGCATAAAGCTGCACTTGGGCGTTACCGCGGCTGCATTGTCGGTTGAAAACGGGATGAAGACCGTTACCCTTTCCTCCGGCGTTCAATTGCAGGCACGGGAGGTGATGGCGGCAGTGGGCAGAGTCGCGGAATTATCCTCCCTGGGGCTGGATAAAATAGGCGTTCCGTGGGACCGCAGGGGCATAAAGGTTGACGGCAGGCTGCGCGCCGCCGGTAAAGGCAATATTTACGCAGTAGGCGACGTAAACGGCCTGCTGCTGCTTGCCCATGCCGCCTCCGCCCAGGGCGAGCTTGCGGCGGAAAACATCATGGGCGAAGGCGGCGATTACGACGGTTCCCTGACCCCGCGCTGCGTTTATTCGTGGCCGGAGGCCGCCTCCATAGGCATCAGCCGCGCGGAGGCCGAAAAGCGCGGCATTGCCGCAAGGTCGGGCCGCGCGTTCTTCGCGGCATCGGGTCGCGCCATGACGCAGGACGAGACTGAAGGCTTTGTCCAGATTGCAAGCGAAACCGGAACCGGCAGGATACTGGGCGCGCAGATAGTAGGCTTTGGCGCGGGCGAGCTGATACATATAATCGCCGTCGCCATGCGCGCGGGATTGCGCGTCAAAGAGCTTGCCGCGCTTACCTTCGGCCATCCCTCAATGTCGGAGACCATCCGCGAAGCCGCCCTGCGCTGACCCAATTGTGGAAAAAGCGGCGCGCCGCCCGGTTTACCGGGCGGCGCGCCGCTTTTCAATTGCTGGTCAGGCGCAGACCGGAGTTTTCTTCGACGCTTTCAGGCACAGCGCGGCGCGGATTTTGGCCGCCATGTCGGTCTTTTCCCAGGTGAATTGCGGCCTGCCGAAATGGCCGTAGGAGGCAGTGTCGCGGAACACGGGCCGGCGCAGGTTGAGATGCTCTATGATGCCGCGCGGGGTGAGCGGGAACACCTTGCGCACCGCTTCGGTGATTTGCTCGTCCGGGATTATGCCCGTGTCGTGCGTGTAGACGTAGAGCCCCACGGGCTCGGCCACGCCGATGGCGTAGGCCACCTGCACGGTGCATTCCTCCGCGCAGCCGGCGGCTACGATATTTTTGGCGATATAGCGCGCCATATAGGCGGCGGAACGGTCCACCTTCGTCGGATCCTTGCCGGAGAACGCGCCGCCGCCGTGCGCCGTCCTGCCGCCGTAGGTGTCCACGATGATTTTGCGGCCCGTCATCCCGGTGTCCGACTGCGGACCGCCGATTACGAATTTTCCGGTGGGGTTGACGTATATCTTGGTGTCCGCGTCCAGCCATTTGCCCATGACGGGTTTTACTATGGCGTCTATCATCTCGCGGCGGGCTTTTTCGGTTATCTGCTCGCCGGAGCGGTCCAGAATCTGGTCGGTATGCTGGGAGGAGAGCACCA
This region of Elusimicrobiales bacterium genomic DNA includes:
- a CDS encoding PorV/PorQ family protein translates to MVIRAAAILAALAAPAFCGEGTTPAAWLEIDPSARSAAMGGAYSALGDDVFSFYHNPAGLAFMSAPQAALSRVSWVEDMGSSYAAFAAPAGDFTLGLGGGYFSSGAIERMDGAGNNLGTYGYSSYSAGGALAFRRGNIAAGAALKYVGEKMDDYGAGAPAADIGAVYTRGPVSLAAALRDWGGSIALYNESAAMKGSFRGGAAVRLFGNALALAGEMERPLASGAKPRYCAGGEYAVSESAEVGKFYLRAGWQFSRDEGMGGGLSAGVGLLFSKKYTLDYAYVPMGDFGSAQRFSLKVDFGGGKPQAAPRRTESETYKSADKAVEDYRSGKITLDQLRAILRSIGF
- a CDS encoding lectin like domain-containing protein encodes the protein MRIAAFLLFLPACAAAQDKPQYPPGMNGEFIARVRGVSGAAKPGGAGRFGAIPSPINAFYSRYPAGGGPKPLSGAAPPSSYDLRTYGKVTAVRDQGNCGSCWAFATMGSLESYLLTGETWDFSENNLKNTHGFDVGACDGGNIDMSSAYLLRWSGPVLESQDPYVDSPNHSPTGLAPSKHAQNHIYIPPRTGPADNNGIKNAVVNYGAVAVMMKWSGGAYNSATSSYYYSSGGYDGLHEVAIIGWDDNYPLSNFIVHPAGNGAFLVKNSWGTGWGNAGYFYVSYYDAAFAARIADDTAYFGAVFGANNTSNYDRSYQYDPLGWAYSYPSATGTWFANMFTSTASSEAITGAGFYTYSPATSYEMKVYTGGAAASPAGGTLAFSTAGVLAEAGFHTLPVTGVNVAYKDRFSVVVRIVSPPDTDFVIPVELAIDGYSSASAPQSGRGYVSVDGTAWTDAASLVYPSNICLKAYGKGGVTMSGDNLLAALKVYPNPSKPGSDGGVKFANLPGFAAPEIRIYTVSGKLARKLTVGDGIMDNPSGMTTGLWDGRNSSGEHMASGVYIYSVKARDCTRTGKAGILW
- a CDS encoding NAD(P)/FAD-dependent oxidoreductase, encoding MAKKILVIGAGPGGYPAALRARELGAEVVLAEKSLVGGTCLNCGCIPSKSFIDSAHRLYAASQLGMILDGDIPSRVQAALSWEKVQFRRKTALDKLRFGLRRLIESKGIRLVEGTASFISQNEAEIKTASGALRENFDAAIIAAGTSPFYPKPFDAHKSVLLDNENVFSLQSRPQSVILIGGGVIGLEFGCIFHALCAEVHIVEMLPALLPGEDEAVSRALAASFEKRGIKLHLGVTAAALSVENGMKTVTLSSGVQLQAREVMAAVGRVAELSSLGLDKIGVPWDRRGIKVDGRLRAAGKGNIYAVGDVNGLLLLAHAASAQGELAAENIMGEGGDYDGSLTPRCVYSWPEAASIGISRAEAEKRGIAARSGRAFFAASGRAMTQDETEGFVQIASETGTGRILGAQIVGFGAGELIHIIAVAMRAGLRVKELAALTFGHPSMSETIREAALR
- the metK gene encoding methionine adenosyltransferase, coding for MIKKGKCFFTSESVTEGHPDKVCDQISDAVLDEIFKRDRKARVACETYITRGMVVVGGEITTNAWIDIDGLTRSVIKDIGYTHSKYGFNHETCAVLNVIGKQSPDISQGVDTGGAGDQGLMVGYACNETKELMPLTLSLAHQLTMRLAHVRRRSILPYLGPDGKSQVTIEYVDGKPVRAETVVLSSQHTDQILDRSGEQITEKARREMIDAIVKPVMGKWLDADTKIYVNPTGKFVIGGPQSDTGMTGRKIIVDTYGGRTAHGGGAFSGKDPTKVDRSAAYMARYIAKNIVAAGCAEECTVQVAYAIGVAEPVGLYVYTHDTGIIPDEQITEAVRKVFPLTPRGIIEHLNLRRPVFRDTASYGHFGRPQFTWEKTDMAAKIRAALCLKASKKTPVCA